A genome region from Bemisia tabaci chromosome 3, PGI_BMITA_v3 includes the following:
- the LOC109039024 gene encoding uncharacterized protein, whose product MTNYFAENYQLKWHSHGVHLHSSVASLHRSLSFADVTLVTIDGRCLSAHRFILSACSAYFSHLFNMRPASTAGSNLVVVLPTEITYQTLSILLQYMYSGEATVSNDQLSSVLKAGELLSIRGLCYNQADGKREQKKSEGILMQRRNSNQSDSESSKKDETTKELRTESLSNDGSDVENMRVIVEKDKTKMKKKEETAEKPMDKGSEEGKEANEKVNKKIEESNKDNEKEKEPTLEQVVGVAENMQIELMIKEEPIEWNDSDGRISGEDGEIRMEIYDGDEAEESHQFYAPLTCDMCGETFNTPALWVRHVETHPASEVPQRRNKRSSADGTAEDSNEFPPLRCELCQEVFTVPGDWVRHIQESHTDEQLAMSNNSSKPPASEQSTAMLASLNQRRKRILNSRKRCPICEKSFPSHASMLIHSRTHTGERPYICEHCEKGFNVKSNLLRHMRTLHDQMVVPLQF is encoded by the exons ATGACAAACTACTTTGCGGAGAACTATCAACTTAAATGGCATAGTCATGGTGTCCATTTGCACTCTTCCGTGGCAAGTTTGCATCGTTCACTCTCCTTTGCTGATGTGACTCTTGTGACCATTGACGGCCGCTGTCTCTCTGCCCATCGATTTATTCTCTCTGCTTGCAGTGCTTACTTCAGTCATTTATTCAACATGCGGCCAGCGTCTACTGCTGGCTCTAACTTAGTTGTTGTTTTACCTACAGAAATAACATACCAGACCCTGTCTATTCTGCTCCAGTACATGTACAGTGGAGAAGCAACTGTTAGCAACGACCAACTTAGTAGTGTTTTAAAAGCTGGTGAACTTCTAAGCATCAGAGGACTATGCTACAATCAGGCTGATGGGAAGAGAGAACAAAAGAAAAGTGAAGGCATCTTAATGCAGCGACGTAATTCCAACCAGTCTGATTCAGAGAGCAGTAAGAAAGACGAAACAACAAAAGAGTTACGGACTGAGAGCTTGTCAAATGATGGCTCCGATGTAGAGAACATGCGAGTGATTGTAGAGAAAGACAAAacgaaaatgaagaagaaagaagagacAGCAGAGAAGCCAATGGACAAAGGGAGCGAGGAAGGAAAAGAGGCAAAtgaaaaagtgaataaaaaGATAGAGGAGAGCAACAAGGATAACGAGAAGGAAAAGGAACCTACACTTGAGCAGGTTGTAGGGGTGGCGGAGAATATGCAGATTGAGCTGATGATAAAGGAGGAGCCTATTGAATGGAATGACTCTGATGGGAGGATTTCTGGGGAAGATGGTGAAATACGAATG GAAATTTATGACGGAGATGAGGCAGAGGAGTCCCATCAATTTTATGCTCCTTTAACTTGTGATATGTGTGGGGAGACTTTCAACACACCTGCCCTCTGGGTGCGACATGTCGAGACTCACCCCGCATCAGAAGTACCACAGCGAAGGAATAAACGATCTTCTGCG GATGGCACAGCAGAGGACTCAAACGAATTTCCACCCCTTCGGTGTGAGTTGTGCCAAGAGGTGTTCACCGTGCCAGGTGACTGGGTGCGACACATCCAGGAATCACATACAGATGAACAACTAGCTATGAGCAATAACTCGTCAAAACCCCCAGCTTCAGAGCAGTCCACTGCCATGCTAGCGTCATTAAACCAACGGCGAAAACGTATTCTTAACAGCCGGAAGCGGTGTCCTATCTGTGAAAAATCCTTTCCCTCACATGCATCAATGCTCATACACAGTCGTACCCATACAGGCGAGCGACCATATATTTGTGAACACTGTGAGAAGGGCTTTAATGTCAAGAGCAATCTTTTGAGGCACATGAGGACTCTTCATGATCAAATGGTTGTGCCATTGCAATTTTAG
- the vimar gene encoding GTPase-GDP dissociation stimulator vimar isoform X1 has product MEGGSDNLSELFTELSLAVDQKSDKVSVILDNLCSKVDKSQIPDEFASDCSSIFSDQLHSLLGWSSSETVTKTADVIASLAKIESTRVALTKPKIAAALLEVLKQNAGLSSDQNYLAMKHASRALGNLCYENNEGRKCVMEHDGLKIILHAIESTINLPDKELCYSLRACVVGLLLNLIMGQTDLYPELIKLGTVELLTKILEAGAEQDETAAIHVLMILSLLAESVNGEPLLTNRLCSVLVKTLGKSTSGELSELCVELIHGQAENNEIRLQLAKCGLCELLIQLMEEHRALVNDDETRNLLKMACDLIIIILNGDDCMRLLYGDGKGKVFLGLTQWLTSTDDDLQITGVLAMGNFARTDNHCAQIVAAGVGKKLISILSKNNTPSGDIRLQHALLSALRNLSIPAQNKPKLIADGIIDVVMPMLNIPTFPVVFKLLGTLRMLVDGQERVACDLGQRKDLLKKLVEWTGTEDHPGVQGEACRLLAWLIKNSRDREVMGRMVAAGAVPCLVGMITAEHTVMQNEALLALCLLSAMRLADAEKSFIQARVGEKINTLVNEMNPPREVFMIVVAMLCQLVNSSELILHLRETGVSKTIGSYASSRENMNDTLDQVASLIALFDPML; this is encoded by the exons ATGGAAG gtgGCAGCGATAATTTATCGGAACTGTTCACCGAACTGAGCTTAGCAGTTGACCAAAAGTCTGACAAAGTCTCTGTAATACTAGATAATTTATGCTCTAAAGTAGATAAATCTCAAATAC ccgaTGAATTTGCCTCAGATTGCAGCTCTATATTCTCAGACCAGCTGCACTCTCTTCTGGGGTGGTCTTCATCGGAGACTGTCACCAAGACTGCAGATGTCATCGCATCACTCGCAAAAATTGAATCTACGCGGGTTGCGCTGACAAAACCGAAAATTGCTGCAGCCTTATTGGAGGTTCTGAAGCAAAATGCTGGCCTGTCGAGTGATCAAAATTATTTGGCCATGAAGCATGCAAGTCGAGCTCTAGGAAATTTGTGCTACGAAAACA ATGAAGGGCGCAAATGTGTAATGGAGCATGATGGGCTGAAAATAATCCTTCATGCAATTGAGAGCACTATCAACCTTCCAGACAAAGAGTTGTGTTATTCTTTAAGAGCATGTGTGGTTGGATTGCTGTTGAATCTGATCATGGGTCAAACAGACCTTTATCCAGAA CTCATCAAATTAGGAACTGTGGAAttattaacaaaaattttagaagcAGGTGCTGAGCAAGATGAAACTGCAGCCATACATGTTCTAATGATCCTTAGCCTGTTAGCAGAGTCTGTAAACGGTGAACCACTGCTAACCAATAGGTTGTGCTCTGTATTAGTCAAAACTTTAGGAAAATCCACATCTGGTGAACTTAGTGAACTCTGCGTAGAGTTAATTCATGGACAAGCAGAAAATA ATGAAATTCGCTTACAACTCGCCAAGTGTGGACTTTGCGAATTGTTGATTCAACTGATGGAGGAGCATAGAGCATTAGTCAATGATGATGAAACGAGAAATCTATTGAAAATGGCTTGTGATCTCATTATCATTATTTTGAATGGAG atgattgTATGCGTCTACTGTATGGGGATGGCAAAGGAAAAGTGTTCCTAGGTTTGACCCAATGGCTAACCTCAACTGATGATGATCTCCAAATCACTGGTGTTTTGGCaatgggaaattttgcaagaactg ATAATCATTGCGCTCAAATTGTGGCAGCAGGTGTAGGAAAGAAACTCATCAGCATCCTCTCAAAGAACAACACACCCTCAGGTGACATTCGGTTGCAACATGCTTTACTCAGTGCTCTCAG GAATTTGTCCATTCCTGCTCAAAACAAACCAAAACTCATTGCGGACGGTATCATTGATGTTGTAATGCCAATGTTGAACATCCCAACCTTTCCTGTAGTCTTCAAGCTTCTTGGAACTCTCCGCATGCTGGTTGACGGCCAAG AGAGAGTAGCTTGTGATTTAGGTCAAAGAAAAGATTTACTCAAAAAACTAGTGGAATGGACTGGAACAGAGGATCATCCTGGTGTACAGGGCGAAGCTTGCAGACTTTTAGCCTGGTTAATAAAAAATAGCAG AGATCGAGAAGTGATGGGCCGAATGGTTGCTGCAGGTGCAGTTCCTTGTCTAGTCGGAATGATCACTGCGGAACACACTGTTATGCAAAATGAAGCTTTGCTGGCGCTGTGTCTGCTCAGTGCCATGCGACTAGCCGATGCCGAGAAGAGCTTCATTCAGGCACGTGTCGGTGAAAAAATTAACACTCTAGTCAATGAAATGAACCCAccgcgagaagtatttatgatCGTCGTTGCCATGTTGTGTCAGTTAGTTAATTCAA GTGAACTTATCCTACATCTCCGAGAAACTGGCGTGAGCAAAACCATTGGTTCCTATGCTTCATCACGAGAGAACATGAATGACACTCTGGATCAAGTTGCAAGTCTGATTGCGCTCTTCGACCCAATGTTGTAA
- the vimar gene encoding GTPase-GDP dissociation stimulator vimar isoform X2, whose amino-acid sequence MPGGSDNLSELFTELSLAVDQKSDKVSVILDNLCSKVDKSQIPDEFASDCSSIFSDQLHSLLGWSSSETVTKTADVIASLAKIESTRVALTKPKIAAALLEVLKQNAGLSSDQNYLAMKHASRALGNLCYENNEGRKCVMEHDGLKIILHAIESTINLPDKELCYSLRACVVGLLLNLIMGQTDLYPELIKLGTVELLTKILEAGAEQDETAAIHVLMILSLLAESVNGEPLLTNRLCSVLVKTLGKSTSGELSELCVELIHGQAENNEIRLQLAKCGLCELLIQLMEEHRALVNDDETRNLLKMACDLIIIILNGDDCMRLLYGDGKGKVFLGLTQWLTSTDDDLQITGVLAMGNFARTDNHCAQIVAAGVGKKLISILSKNNTPSGDIRLQHALLSALRNLSIPAQNKPKLIADGIIDVVMPMLNIPTFPVVFKLLGTLRMLVDGQERVACDLGQRKDLLKKLVEWTGTEDHPGVQGEACRLLAWLIKNSRDREVMGRMVAAGAVPCLVGMITAEHTVMQNEALLALCLLSAMRLADAEKSFIQARVGEKINTLVNEMNPPREVFMIVVAMLCQLVNSSELILHLRETGVSKTIGSYASSRENMNDTLDQVASLIALFDPML is encoded by the exons ATGCCCG gtgGCAGCGATAATTTATCGGAACTGTTCACCGAACTGAGCTTAGCAGTTGACCAAAAGTCTGACAAAGTCTCTGTAATACTAGATAATTTATGCTCTAAAGTAGATAAATCTCAAATAC ccgaTGAATTTGCCTCAGATTGCAGCTCTATATTCTCAGACCAGCTGCACTCTCTTCTGGGGTGGTCTTCATCGGAGACTGTCACCAAGACTGCAGATGTCATCGCATCACTCGCAAAAATTGAATCTACGCGGGTTGCGCTGACAAAACCGAAAATTGCTGCAGCCTTATTGGAGGTTCTGAAGCAAAATGCTGGCCTGTCGAGTGATCAAAATTATTTGGCCATGAAGCATGCAAGTCGAGCTCTAGGAAATTTGTGCTACGAAAACA ATGAAGGGCGCAAATGTGTAATGGAGCATGATGGGCTGAAAATAATCCTTCATGCAATTGAGAGCACTATCAACCTTCCAGACAAAGAGTTGTGTTATTCTTTAAGAGCATGTGTGGTTGGATTGCTGTTGAATCTGATCATGGGTCAAACAGACCTTTATCCAGAA CTCATCAAATTAGGAACTGTGGAAttattaacaaaaattttagaagcAGGTGCTGAGCAAGATGAAACTGCAGCCATACATGTTCTAATGATCCTTAGCCTGTTAGCAGAGTCTGTAAACGGTGAACCACTGCTAACCAATAGGTTGTGCTCTGTATTAGTCAAAACTTTAGGAAAATCCACATCTGGTGAACTTAGTGAACTCTGCGTAGAGTTAATTCATGGACAAGCAGAAAATA ATGAAATTCGCTTACAACTCGCCAAGTGTGGACTTTGCGAATTGTTGATTCAACTGATGGAGGAGCATAGAGCATTAGTCAATGATGATGAAACGAGAAATCTATTGAAAATGGCTTGTGATCTCATTATCATTATTTTGAATGGAG atgattgTATGCGTCTACTGTATGGGGATGGCAAAGGAAAAGTGTTCCTAGGTTTGACCCAATGGCTAACCTCAACTGATGATGATCTCCAAATCACTGGTGTTTTGGCaatgggaaattttgcaagaactg ATAATCATTGCGCTCAAATTGTGGCAGCAGGTGTAGGAAAGAAACTCATCAGCATCCTCTCAAAGAACAACACACCCTCAGGTGACATTCGGTTGCAACATGCTTTACTCAGTGCTCTCAG GAATTTGTCCATTCCTGCTCAAAACAAACCAAAACTCATTGCGGACGGTATCATTGATGTTGTAATGCCAATGTTGAACATCCCAACCTTTCCTGTAGTCTTCAAGCTTCTTGGAACTCTCCGCATGCTGGTTGACGGCCAAG AGAGAGTAGCTTGTGATTTAGGTCAAAGAAAAGATTTACTCAAAAAACTAGTGGAATGGACTGGAACAGAGGATCATCCTGGTGTACAGGGCGAAGCTTGCAGACTTTTAGCCTGGTTAATAAAAAATAGCAG AGATCGAGAAGTGATGGGCCGAATGGTTGCTGCAGGTGCAGTTCCTTGTCTAGTCGGAATGATCACTGCGGAACACACTGTTATGCAAAATGAAGCTTTGCTGGCGCTGTGTCTGCTCAGTGCCATGCGACTAGCCGATGCCGAGAAGAGCTTCATTCAGGCACGTGTCGGTGAAAAAATTAACACTCTAGTCAATGAAATGAACCCAccgcgagaagtatttatgatCGTCGTTGCCATGTTGTGTCAGTTAGTTAATTCAA GTGAACTTATCCTACATCTCCGAGAAACTGGCGTGAGCAAAACCATTGGTTCCTATGCTTCATCACGAGAGAACATGAATGACACTCTGGATCAAGTTGCAAGTCTGATTGCGCTCTTCGACCCAATGTTGTAA